A single Pseudoalteromonas rubra DNA region contains:
- a CDS encoding RsmB/NOP family class I SAM-dependent RNA methyltransferase — MTVDRQLISTLHTAFNGIFQQSLYADKVIQHHLYDNPHWRREDKAYFVTTLYDLVRFIRKLAYISNASEQDFWPVWQAFQLLTDKPVPDWPEMRDFSKAELLTRLNTAPQAIQLSYPDWLNALGSSQLGEQWPEVAEALNRAPGYYIRANTLKTSTDALASKLEREQISCEHVSATLPDALVIQAVDKLFKSSAFQAGECEMQDAGSQQIAPLLDVSPGMKVVDACAGAGGKSLHLAALMKNKGRLLSMDIHQHKLDTLKKRAKRAGCHMIETRAIKNNKTIKRLKDKFDRVLLDVPCSGTGVLRRNPDSKWHLSEQSIDDLIALQADLLQRYSQMCRPGGKLVYATCSVLPVENQQQVAQFLDANPDWTLQQELSLLPGINSEFDGFYGAVLRRNELPQD; from the coding sequence GTGACCGTTGATCGTCAACTTATCAGTACTTTACACACCGCATTTAACGGAATATTCCAACAATCTTTATATGCTGACAAAGTCATACAGCACCACTTATACGACAATCCCCACTGGCGTCGTGAAGACAAAGCGTATTTTGTTACAACTCTGTATGACCTCGTGCGCTTTATTCGCAAGTTAGCCTATATTAGTAATGCCAGCGAGCAAGATTTTTGGCCTGTTTGGCAGGCTTTTCAGTTACTCACTGATAAGCCGGTCCCCGATTGGCCAGAAATGCGAGACTTTTCAAAGGCTGAGCTATTAACTCGACTGAACACAGCGCCACAAGCGATTCAGCTTAGCTATCCAGACTGGCTGAATGCTTTGGGGAGCTCTCAGCTTGGCGAGCAATGGCCAGAGGTTGCTGAAGCGTTAAATCGCGCTCCGGGTTATTATATTAGAGCCAATACCTTAAAAACTTCGACAGACGCCTTGGCTAGTAAATTGGAGCGGGAACAGATCTCCTGTGAGCACGTTTCTGCTACGCTACCTGATGCGTTGGTCATTCAGGCGGTAGATAAGCTATTTAAATCCAGCGCATTCCAGGCAGGTGAGTGTGAAATGCAAGATGCAGGCTCTCAGCAAATTGCGCCGTTACTGGATGTTTCGCCAGGCATGAAAGTGGTTGATGCGTGTGCGGGGGCTGGCGGTAAAAGCTTACATCTTGCAGCCTTAATGAAGAATAAAGGCCGTCTGTTGTCGATGGACATCCATCAGCATAAGCTGGATACGCTTAAAAAGCGGGCAAAGCGTGCCGGCTGCCATATGATTGAGACGAGGGCGATTAAAAACAATAAAACCATCAAACGCCTCAAAGATAAGTTTGATCGGGTTTTACTTGATGTGCCATGCTCCGGGACCGGTGTGTTACGCCGTAACCCAGATAGCAAATGGCACCTTAGCGAGCAAAGCATTGACGATCTGATTGCGCTTCAGGCCGACCTGCTACAACGATATAGCCAGATGTGCCGTCCGGGTGGCAAACTGGTGTATGCAACCTGCTCTGTACTTCCGGTTGAAAATCAGCAACAGGTCGCACAGTTTTTAGACGCAAACCCTGACTGGACTCTACAACAGGAACTAAGTTTGCTGCCGGGGATAAATTCAGAGTTTGACGGATTTTATGGCGCCGTATTGCGCCGTAACGAACTACCACAAGATTAA